One genomic segment of Rhizorhabdus phycosphaerae includes these proteins:
- a CDS encoding spinster family MFS transporter, whose product MERPGMEGQARAGGTAWYALLLLTTVYTLSYADRYLITSLGDPIKASFGLSDAFLGLLMGPAFALLFTVAAIPIARLADRRHRVTILAVGCALWSLFTLLSGLAQDGWTLALMRVGVGIGEASFVAPAYSLLADRFPPERRGSAFGILALGIFLGQLGGYAGGPAIAHLLGGWRAAFVALGLFGIVMAVLLRLTVSEPARSFAPAAAVRLPIVLRALWAQPAYVLANLGMAFGSFSGYAFGMWGPALFARSFDIPAAEASARFGLAFGPAGLVGALLFGALSDRLVKRNHRWPLRLAGLSLFAATVAILCVTWSPSIEVATLVAIPSGLLGGGWSVGVLTALQNMLPPTIRATSTALFTFVTTFIAMVFGPYVVGALSDLIGAGDADGLRLAMTLCILTGLPAAIAVWCASHAVDRARTDLAERFSNGHA is encoded by the coding sequence ATGGAAAGGCCGGGCATGGAGGGGCAGGCGCGGGCGGGCGGCACGGCATGGTATGCGCTGCTGCTGCTCACCACGGTCTATACGCTCAGCTATGCCGATCGCTATCTGATCACCAGCTTGGGCGATCCGATCAAAGCCAGCTTCGGCCTGTCGGACGCCTTTCTCGGTCTTTTGATGGGCCCGGCCTTCGCGTTGCTGTTCACCGTCGCGGCGATCCCGATCGCCCGCCTTGCCGACCGCCGCCACCGTGTCACCATCCTCGCCGTCGGCTGCGCTTTGTGGTCGCTGTTCACCTTGCTATCGGGCCTGGCCCAGGACGGCTGGACCCTCGCCCTGATGCGCGTCGGCGTCGGCATCGGCGAAGCCTCCTTCGTCGCGCCGGCCTATTCGCTGCTCGCCGACCGCTTCCCGCCCGAGCGGCGCGGATCGGCGTTCGGGATATTGGCGCTCGGCATCTTCTTGGGCCAGCTCGGCGGCTATGCCGGCGGCCCGGCGATTGCGCACCTGCTGGGTGGCTGGCGCGCAGCCTTCGTGGCGCTCGGCCTCTTCGGCATCGTGATGGCGGTACTGCTGCGGCTGACCGTAAGCGAGCCCGCCCGAAGCTTTGCACCGGCCGCGGCCGTTCGCCTGCCGATCGTCCTGCGCGCGCTGTGGGCCCAGCCCGCCTATGTCCTCGCCAATCTCGGCATGGCCTTCGGCAGCTTCTCCGGATACGCCTTCGGCATGTGGGGGCCGGCGCTGTTCGCCCGCAGTTTCGACATCCCGGCCGCCGAGGCCAGCGCCCGCTTCGGCCTCGCCTTCGGGCCGGCCGGGCTGGTCGGAGCCTTGCTGTTCGGCGCGCTGTCGGACCGGCTGGTGAAGCGCAATCATCGCTGGCCGCTGCGTCTCGCCGGGCTCTCGCTGTTTGCCGCAACCGTCGCGATCCTGTGCGTGACCTGGTCGCCCAGCATCGAAGTCGCGACGCTCGTCGCCATCCCCTCGGGTCTGCTCGGCGGGGGCTGGTCGGTCGGCGTCCTGACCGCGCTGCAGAACATGCTGCCGCCGACGATCCGCGCAACCTCGACTGCCTTGTTCACCTTCGTGACGACCTTCATCGCGATGGTGTTCGGCCCCTATGTAGTCGGTGCGCTGAGCGACCTCATCGGTGCAGGCGATGCCGACGGGCTACGTCTGGCGATGACGCTGTGCATCCTGACCGGCCTGCCGGCGGCCATCGCCGTCTGGTGCGCCTCCCACGCGGTCGATCGCGCGCGAACCGACCTTGCCGAACGCTTTTCCAACGGACACGCCTGA
- a CDS encoding Rieske 2Fe-2S domain-containing protein → MTDSQTASTATDARTAPVAVWQMLSELKGEALQQWRVAEVRNRPSADERGIDLPFPLGWFAVAYSDELAPGQVKPVRYFGRELALWRGEDGKARLLDAYCKHLGAHMGYGGRVNGNLLECPFHAWRYDGDGSVKDIPYARAIPPQVKRPCAHQWVIEEANGFIWTWYHPFGEAPKWELDHYPETSDPDWTPYQRHEWHVYAPLQSMAENGVDSAHFQFVHGTANFPDAEIHWDGHRRSGIVSAKMGTPAGEVDGRIVNGQNGPGQAYTRFEGISETLLVAAITPIDRDCVHARFAFTQPRSQAEGPGAGLARALIRDICKQFDQDKVIWDRQAYLHDAIICDGDGPIIRYRRYYKQFYAEQNEQPGQKRA, encoded by the coding sequence ATGACCGACAGCCAGACCGCCTCCACCGCGACCGACGCCCGCACCGCCCCCGTCGCGGTGTGGCAGATGCTTTCCGAACTGAAGGGCGAGGCGCTGCAGCAGTGGCGCGTCGCCGAGGTCCGCAACCGGCCCAGCGCCGACGAGCGCGGCATCGACCTGCCCTTCCCGCTCGGCTGGTTCGCGGTCGCCTATTCGGACGAGTTGGCGCCGGGCCAGGTCAAGCCCGTCCGCTATTTCGGGCGCGAGCTGGCGCTGTGGCGCGGCGAAGACGGCAAGGCGCGGCTGCTCGACGCCTATTGCAAGCATCTCGGCGCCCATATGGGCTATGGCGGACGCGTGAACGGCAATCTGCTCGAATGCCCATTCCACGCCTGGCGCTATGACGGCGACGGCAGCGTCAAGGACATCCCCTATGCCCGCGCCATCCCGCCGCAGGTAAAGCGCCCCTGCGCGCATCAATGGGTCATCGAGGAAGCCAATGGCTTCATCTGGACCTGGTATCACCCCTTTGGCGAGGCCCCGAAATGGGAACTCGACCATTATCCGGAGACGAGCGATCCGGACTGGACCCCCTATCAACGCCACGAATGGCACGTCTATGCGCCGCTCCAGTCGATGGCCGAGAATGGCGTCGACAGTGCCCATTTCCAGTTCGTCCACGGCACCGCCAATTTCCCCGATGCGGAGATCCACTGGGACGGCCATCGCCGCTCGGGCATCGTGTCGGCCAAGATGGGCACGCCCGCAGGCGAGGTCGACGGGCGGATCGTCAACGGCCAGAACGGGCCGGGCCAAGCCTATACCCGCTTCGAGGGCATCTCCGAGACGCTGCTGGTGGCGGCGATCACACCGATCGATCGTGACTGCGTCCATGCGCGCTTCGCCTTCACCCAGCCGCGCAGTCAGGCCGAGGGTCCGGGGGCGGGTCTTGCCCGCGCGCTGATCCGCGACATCTGCAAGCAGTTCGACCAGGACAAGGTCATCTGGGACCGGCAGGCCTATCTGCACGACGCGATCATCTGCGACGGGGACGGGCCGATCATCCGCTATCGCCGCTATTACAAGCAATTCTACGCCGAACAGAACGAGCAGCCCGGCCAGAAGCGCGCCTGA
- a CDS encoding amidohydrolase family protein: MRPRDIPVIDTMLGVPLKEDRSDWFNFFKPLLRDKESLSQFSMPAQYMFRNIPNADGIDDLPGWTVSEMDRFGIAKALIGYVEGSPLNDIVRDRFADRFFFDMPVDPNGGVDVIRAIRRAHAEVGIKAISVFPCGCVPQVPINDKRMWPVYTTACELDIPVLVNVGVPGPRVPMAPQHVELVDEVCYFFPELKFVMRHGAEPWEELAVKLMLKYPNLYYSTSAFAPKHYPKAIIDFANTRGADKILYAGYFPMGLSLERIFTDMDAVPFKDHVWPKFLHENARRVFQLD; encoded by the coding sequence ATGCGACCCCGCGACATTCCGGTCATCGACACGATGCTGGGCGTGCCCCTGAAGGAGGACCGCTCCGACTGGTTCAACTTCTTCAAGCCGCTGCTGCGCGACAAGGAGAGCCTGTCGCAATTCTCGATGCCGGCGCAATATATGTTCCGCAACATTCCCAATGCCGACGGGATCGACGACCTGCCCGGCTGGACGGTTTCGGAGATGGACCGCTTCGGCATCGCCAAGGCGCTCATCGGCTATGTCGAGGGGTCGCCGCTCAACGACATCGTGCGCGATCGCTTCGCCGACCGCTTCTTCTTCGACATGCCGGTCGATCCCAATGGCGGCGTCGACGTGATCCGCGCGATCCGCCGCGCCCATGCCGAGGTCGGCATCAAGGCCATCAGCGTCTTTCCCTGTGGCTGCGTGCCGCAGGTGCCGATCAACGACAAAAGGATGTGGCCGGTCTACACCACCGCCTGCGAGCTCGACATTCCGGTGCTCGTCAATGTCGGCGTACCCGGGCCGCGCGTGCCGATGGCGCCGCAGCATGTCGAGCTGGTCGACGAGGTCTGCTACTTCTTCCCCGAGCTCAAGTTCGTCATGCGCCACGGGGCGGAGCCCTGGGAGGAGCTGGCGGTCAAGCTGATGCTCAAATATCCCAACCTCTATTATTCGACGAGCGCCTTCGCGCCGAAGCACTACCCGAAGGCGATCATCGATTTCGCCAACACGCGCGGCGCCGACAAGATCCTCTACGCCGGCTATTTTCCGATGGGCCTGAGCCTGGAGCGCATCTTCACCGACATGGATGCGGTCCCGTTCAAGGACCATGTCTGGCCCAAATTCCTGCACGAAAACGCCCGCCGCGTCTTCCAACTCGATTGA
- a CDS encoding class I adenylate-forming enzyme family protein: MLAEPNDNLVQMLTSAGAPFELIDVTVGSHAMRGFRRAETNLGVLLDNLAHFRDREFIVDGDRRLTYGDVEAAAGRLARLLSDRGIAAGDRVAIAMRNSPDWMIAFLAAIAVGAIPALVNSRGSASEMLATIDLVGARLTLVDERRDAMLGDATPCLVPQIDGGAGGPALPRPSAGPDEPAMILFTSGTTGRSKGATLSHRAALTGLLLAQMAGAIIALRHFGPDALSAPRPQQTTLLAFPLFHVSGCHATFLSALASGGRLVVAARWEPEAIVGLIEREKINSVSGSPAMIWDLVHTKARLGAALDSLVSVSTGGQAQPINLLNAVVEAFPRAIVGTGFGSTETAGAVAMHTGADYLAHPRAAGRVLPLAEVRIVDADGNDQPVGGAGQILVRGPMVMSGYWNDTAATERAIVDGWFHTGDVGALDDLGNLTILDRLTDMVLCGGENIYCAEVEAALQHHPDIVEAAAYGLPHERLGERLVAIVRGRDGATVDPDQVRQSLSGRIADYKIPTEIFTTAEGLPRNALGKVDKRALRAAHA, encoded by the coding sequence ATGTTGGCTGAACCGAACGATAATCTCGTGCAGATGCTGACATCTGCCGGGGCGCCCTTCGAGCTGATCGACGTCACCGTCGGCAGCCATGCGATGCGCGGCTTCCGGCGCGCCGAGACCAATCTCGGCGTGCTGCTCGACAATCTCGCGCATTTTCGCGATCGCGAGTTCATCGTCGATGGCGACCGGCGGCTGACTTACGGCGACGTCGAAGCGGCGGCGGGCCGGCTTGCGCGCCTGCTTTCGGACCGTGGCATCGCAGCAGGCGACCGGGTCGCCATTGCCATGCGTAACAGCCCCGACTGGATGATCGCCTTCCTCGCCGCCATCGCTGTCGGAGCCATACCGGCGCTGGTCAACAGCCGGGGCAGCGCCTCCGAGATGCTCGCAACGATAGATCTGGTCGGCGCGCGCCTCACCCTGGTCGACGAACGCCGAGACGCGATGCTCGGCGACGCGACGCCCTGCCTCGTGCCCCAGATCGATGGCGGCGCGGGCGGCCCGGCGCTGCCGCGTCCGTCCGCCGGCCCCGACGAACCGGCGATGATCCTGTTCACATCGGGCACCACCGGTCGCTCGAAGGGCGCGACCCTGTCGCACCGCGCAGCGCTCACCGGGCTGCTGCTCGCGCAGATGGCCGGTGCCATCATCGCGCTCCGCCATTTCGGGCCGGATGCGCTAAGCGCCCCCCGCCCACAGCAGACGACCCTGCTCGCCTTCCCGCTGTTCCATGTCAGCGGGTGCCATGCGACCTTCCTGTCGGCCCTCGCATCCGGCGGACGCCTGGTCGTCGCCGCCCGCTGGGAACCCGAGGCCATCGTCGGGCTGATCGAGCGCGAGAAGATCAACAGCGTGTCGGGTTCGCCCGCGATGATCTGGGATCTGGTCCACACCAAGGCCCGGCTCGGCGCCGCGCTGGACTCGCTCGTGTCGGTGTCGACCGGCGGCCAGGCCCAGCCGATCAATCTGCTCAACGCGGTGGTCGAGGCCTTTCCGCGCGCGATCGTCGGCACCGGCTTCGGATCGACCGAGACCGCCGGAGCGGTGGCGATGCACACCGGCGCCGATTATCTCGCCCATCCCCGCGCGGCGGGACGCGTGCTGCCGCTCGCCGAGGTCCGCATCGTCGATGCCGATGGCAATGACCAGCCGGTGGGCGGTGCCGGCCAGATCCTCGTTCGCGGCCCGATGGTCATGTCCGGATACTGGAACGACACTGCCGCCACCGAACGCGCGATCGTCGACGGATGGTTCCACACCGGCGACGTCGGCGCGCTCGACGACCTCGGCAATCTCACCATCCTCGACCGGCTCACCGACATGGTCCTGTGCGGCGGCGAGAACATCTATTGCGCCGAAGTCGAGGCCGCGTTGCAGCATCATCCCGACATCGTCGAGGCGGCCGCCTACGGCCTGCCGCACGAGCGGCTGGGCGAGCGGCTCGTGGCGATCGTGCGCGGCCGCGACGGCGCGACGGTCGATCCCGACCAGGTGCGCCAGAGCCTGTCGGGCCGGATCGCCGACTACAAGATACCGACCGAGATCTTCACGACCGCCGAGGGCCTGCCGCGCAACGCGCTGGGCAAGGTCGACAAGCGCGCGCTCCGCGCCGCCCACGCCTAA
- a CDS encoding TetR/AcrR family transcriptional regulator, producing the protein MARKSVAAVDEDSLPPDMSRRERNKARTRTAILEASISCMAESGVQAATMDQIAAAADVARATLFNYFPSKNDIIDALVAENDAGFFVAIEGWRRATHLTTVEKIAGLFAATDHYLRRAPARRRVVLSMSWRNWGLPGNQQRIQRVVDAFTALLDDGRHGGDLSPHLDSAVAGEIIAQTYMGVIHAWRMDEAHPAANRLDVVARLLATMIAPGTPFPERAPLPPRPENYT; encoded by the coding sequence ATGGCGCGGAAATCGGTGGCGGCTGTGGACGAGGATTCGCTGCCGCCCGACATGTCTCGCCGCGAGCGCAACAAGGCGCGGACCCGGACCGCCATTCTCGAGGCGAGCATCAGTTGCATGGCCGAATCCGGCGTGCAGGCAGCGACCATGGACCAGATCGCCGCTGCCGCCGACGTCGCGCGCGCGACATTGTTCAACTATTTCCCCAGCAAGAACGACATCATCGACGCGCTGGTGGCCGAGAATGATGCCGGCTTCTTCGTCGCGATCGAGGGCTGGCGCCGGGCGACGCATCTGACCACGGTCGAGAAGATCGCGGGCCTGTTCGCCGCGACCGACCATTATCTGCGACGCGCCCCGGCGCGCAGGCGGGTGGTGCTGAGCATGTCCTGGCGAAACTGGGGGCTGCCGGGCAACCAGCAGCGCATCCAGCGGGTGGTCGATGCCTTCACCGCCCTGCTCGACGACGGGCGCCATGGTGGCGATCTGTCGCCGCATCTCGACAGCGCCGTGGCCGGGGAGATCATCGCCCAGACCTATATGGGCGTCATTCACGCCTGGCGGATGGACGAGGCACATCCGGCGGCAAACCGGCTCGATGTGGTGGCGCGCCTGCTGGCGACGATGATCGCACCCGGCACCCCCTTTCCGGAGCGCGCTCCCCTGCCGCCGAGGCCAGAAAATTATACCTGA
- a CDS encoding TonB-dependent receptor: protein MTKGWNPAFHVMGAVVAALALPAQAQTTGGPGGEVQSSRADLLGEGDIIVTARKREERAQDIPIAMSAFSGESLAARGLDKVDGIATFTPNLTFQNNPSFGGASSSAAIYIRGIGQKEFLPTTEPGVGVYVDGVYVARSVGALLDLVDVERIEVLRGPQGTLFGRNTIGGALNLTTVKPRDRLEASAQVTTGRYSRFDVKGMINVPLGETLAARLSVGSFIRDGYVTRTSDKKDLGNVNTQTGRLQLRWTPSSDFEVNIAVEGTDDRSNGPALTLSGIDYRSAVFNPQGLPMLPPGSPATPGSYVINPPFDAPVDNFALLNNYIATFLGGQNCLGFNPYSPKGIGAACYGDQYVSRTTDAGTAPQYSRNKIWAASGTIEWNLGAAKLKSITAYRHLKGRFARDGDHSPLTITHFFDSLTDEQFSQEVQLTGDAFADRVKYAVGAYYFDETGNNVNILDFTPVNFQSGGRFKTRSYAAFGQATVKLTDSLDLTAGLRYTKDDKSFLPDQTIFVDRTPGAQLIAGSPNTPKTRVLPFVRVKRSEDDLTPMVNLAWKPADRLMLYGSFSRGFKSGGFVQRVFPPLAATPEYGAETASAFEAGFKSELLDRRLTLNGAVFLTKYNDLQVQVFTGVAPVTKNAARAEIKGAELEARLSPGGGFFVEASAGYLDPAYTSIDPAATEITRASKFERISKWTLSASLLKSFELPGGGEITPRLDWSYRSGFFMDALNTAELYQGGYHLLNGSVAWDLPGRSISIVAGVTNITSERYTQTGIYGASFRVYEQLFARPREWYLTAKWKM from the coding sequence ATGACCAAGGGATGGAATCCGGCATTTCACGTCATGGGTGCGGTGGTCGCCGCGCTGGCCCTGCCCGCACAGGCGCAGACGACCGGTGGACCGGGTGGCGAGGTGCAGTCATCGCGGGCCGATCTGCTCGGCGAGGGCGACATCATCGTCACCGCGCGCAAGCGCGAGGAGCGTGCGCAGGACATTCCCATCGCGATGTCGGCGTTCAGCGGCGAGTCGCTGGCGGCGCGCGGTCTCGACAAGGTGGACGGCATCGCCACCTTCACCCCCAACCTGACCTTCCAGAACAACCCCAGCTTCGGTGGGGCGAGCTCGTCCGCAGCGATCTACATTCGCGGCATCGGCCAGAAGGAGTTCCTTCCCACCACCGAGCCGGGGGTCGGCGTCTATGTCGACGGCGTCTATGTGGCGCGCTCGGTGGGCGCGCTGCTCGACCTGGTCGATGTCGAGCGGATCGAGGTTCTGCGTGGACCGCAGGGAACGCTGTTCGGGCGCAACACCATTGGCGGCGCGCTGAACCTGACGACCGTCAAGCCGCGCGACCGGCTGGAGGCATCGGCACAGGTCACCACTGGCCGCTATAGCCGCTTCGACGTGAAGGGGATGATCAATGTTCCGCTCGGCGAGACGCTTGCGGCGCGCCTGTCGGTCGGAAGCTTCATCCGCGACGGCTATGTCACCCGCACCTCGGACAAGAAGGATCTGGGCAATGTGAACACCCAGACGGGTCGGCTTCAGCTCCGCTGGACGCCCTCCTCCGATTTCGAGGTGAACATCGCGGTCGAGGGGACCGACGATCGCAGCAACGGCCCGGCGCTGACGCTGTCCGGCATCGATTATCGTTCGGCAGTGTTCAATCCGCAGGGGCTGCCGATGCTGCCGCCCGGCAGCCCGGCCACGCCCGGCTCCTATGTGATCAATCCGCCGTTCGACGCCCCGGTCGACAATTTTGCGTTGCTGAACAACTATATCGCGACCTTCCTTGGCGGTCAGAACTGCCTGGGCTTCAACCCCTACAGCCCGAAGGGCATCGGCGCGGCCTGCTATGGCGATCAATATGTCAGCCGCACGACCGATGCGGGCACCGCGCCGCAATATTCGCGCAACAAGATCTGGGCGGCCAGCGGTACCATCGAATGGAACCTCGGCGCGGCCAAGCTCAAGTCGATCACCGCCTATCGCCATCTGAAGGGCCGCTTCGCGCGCGACGGCGACCATTCGCCGCTGACGATCACCCATTTCTTCGACAGCCTGACCGACGAGCAGTTCAGCCAGGAGGTTCAGCTGACCGGCGACGCCTTCGCCGATCGGGTCAAATATGCGGTCGGCGCCTATTATTTCGACGAGACCGGCAACAATGTGAACATCCTCGATTTCACGCCGGTCAATTTCCAGTCGGGTGGTCGCTTCAAGACGCGCAGCTATGCCGCCTTCGGCCAGGCCACGGTCAAGCTGACCGACAGCCTCGATCTGACCGCCGGGCTTCGCTACACCAAGGACGACAAGAGCTTCCTGCCCGACCAGACGATCTTCGTCGACCGGACGCCCGGCGCGCAGCTGATCGCTGGCAGCCCCAATACGCCGAAGACGCGTGTGCTGCCTTTCGTTCGGGTGAAGCGGAGCGAGGACGACCTGACCCCGATGGTCAATCTCGCCTGGAAGCCGGCCGACCGACTGATGCTCTACGGCTCCTTCTCGCGCGGTTTCAAGAGCGGGGGCTTCGTGCAGCGCGTGTTCCCGCCCCTGGCGGCGACACCCGAATATGGTGCGGAGACGGCCTCGGCGTTCGAGGCGGGCTTCAAGTCCGAGCTGCTCGACCGTCGCCTGACGCTCAACGGCGCCGTATTCCTGACCAAATATAATGACCTGCAGGTCCAGGTCTTCACCGGCGTGGCTCCCGTCACGAAGAATGCCGCGCGGGCGGAGATCAAGGGCGCCGAACTCGAGGCGCGCCTTTCGCCCGGCGGCGGCTTCTTCGTCGAGGCGAGCGCCGGCTATCTCGATCCGGCCTATACCTCGATCGATCCGGCCGCGACCGAGATCACCCGCGCCTCGAAGTTCGAGCGCATCTCCAAATGGACGCTCAGTGCCTCGCTGCTGAAAAGCTTCGAGCTTCCGGGCGGCGGCGAGATCACACCACGCCTCGACTGGTCCTATCGGTCGGGCTTCTTCATGGACGCGCTCAACACGGCAGAGCTCTATCAGGGCGGCTATCATCTGCTGAACGGTTCGGTCGCCTGGGACCTGCCCGGCCGCTCGATCAGCATCGTTGCGGGCGTCACCAACATCACCAGCGAACGCTATACCCAGACCGGAATCTACGGCGCGTCCTTCCGGGTCTACGAGCAGCTCTTCGCGCGTCCGCGCGAATGGTATCTGACCGCGAAGTGGAAGATGTGA
- a CDS encoding AraC family transcriptional regulator translates to MLGINPPSLAAHRYFRSIDVDETREKVSKVYCSHRLDPIGGTGRLDAWQNSVALDRISVGMMSYGADVEIDPGCLEDFYLLMLPVAGSATITSEGNSFRADRATATLLNPTDPVRMVWDQACTKAMVRIERDALEQQLAILLDKPIRAPVRFATTMPMEGTVAIWWQYVAALMGELDRATPARATTRQLEALLLTNLLETQPHNYSEALQRGGCAIAPRHVRLVERYIEEHADEPIDMARLVAVSGVSSRTLFEGFQRFRDISPMAYLRLTRLRRVHEELTSAPLPLGVADVASRWGFYELGRFAGQYRSLFGETPSETLRRRAS, encoded by the coding sequence ATGCTGGGCATCAATCCGCCTTCACTCGCGGCGCATCGCTATTTCCGCTCGATCGACGTCGACGAGACGCGCGAAAAAGTGTCGAAGGTCTATTGCTCGCATCGTCTCGATCCCATCGGGGGCACGGGCCGCCTGGATGCTTGGCAGAACAGCGTGGCGCTCGACCGGATCAGCGTGGGGATGATGAGCTATGGCGCGGACGTCGAGATCGACCCCGGCTGCCTGGAGGATTTCTATCTGTTGATGCTGCCGGTCGCCGGCAGCGCCACGATTACCTCCGAGGGCAACAGCTTCCGCGCAGACCGGGCGACGGCGACGCTGCTCAACCCCACCGACCCGGTCCGCATGGTCTGGGATCAGGCTTGCACCAAGGCGATGGTGCGGATCGAGCGCGACGCGCTCGAACAGCAGCTGGCGATATTGCTCGACAAGCCGATCCGCGCGCCCGTTCGCTTCGCCACGACGATGCCGATGGAAGGAACCGTCGCGATCTGGTGGCAATATGTCGCCGCGCTGATGGGAGAGCTCGACCGCGCGACGCCGGCGCGCGCTACCACGCGCCAGCTCGAGGCGCTGCTGCTCACCAATCTGCTGGAAACCCAGCCGCACAATTATTCGGAGGCGCTGCAGCGCGGCGGCTGCGCGATCGCGCCGCGCCATGTCCGCCTCGTCGAACGCTATATCGAGGAACATGCCGACGAGCCGATCGACATGGCCCGCCTCGTCGCCGTCAGCGGCGTCAGCAGCCGGACATTGTTCGAAGGCTTTCAGCGCTTCCGCGACATCTCTCCCATGGCCTATCTGCGGCTGACCCGGCTTCGCCGCGTCCATGAGGAACTGACCAGCGCGCCGCTGCCGCTCGGCGTCGCGGATGTCGCCAGCCGCTGGGGCTTTTACGAGCTCGGCCGCTTCGCCGGCCAGTATCGCTCGCTGTTCGGCGAGACCCCGTCCGAGACGCTGCGCCGCCGCGCCAGCTGA